Proteins encoded by one window of Actinocorallia herbida:
- a CDS encoding NAD(P)/FAD-dependent oxidoreductase → MTDTDVLIIGAGMAGLAAARRLHRSGRHFLLLEAADRIGGRVATDTVDGFTVDRGFQVVNTAYPRLASLVDLASLRMGFFRAGVLVRHRSGLVRYAHPLRDPGGVPGMLQGLAAHRIGSAADQARLAALLARYAGLPPERVLAEPERTAAAALAGLSPEMMDGLVRPYLAGVFGDPDLRVSEHVLAMVVRSFARGRIGLPEAGVAAVPEALAAPLPVGWIHLSQRVERLDGTAVQTSAGRITARAVIVATDPRTAAALLPDLPAPRMHPLTTVYHSAPRSPAVEPILYVNGDGRRSGGGVVNTVVVSDAVPSYAPPGRSLIASTLVAADADERAVRIELARVYGARTADWEHVTTIRIPEALPDASPPTHRLRRPVRVADGVYVAGDHRDSPSVQGALTSGWRAAALAESDLAAHDGRRLPVGGRSAS, encoded by the coding sequence ATGACGGATACGGATGTGCTGATCATCGGGGCGGGCATGGCAGGGCTGGCCGCGGCGCGGCGGCTGCACCGGTCGGGCCGCCACTTCCTGCTGCTGGAGGCGGCCGACCGGATCGGCGGGCGGGTCGCCACCGACACGGTGGACGGCTTCACCGTCGACCGCGGGTTCCAGGTGGTCAACACCGCGTATCCGCGGCTGGCGTCGCTGGTCGACCTCGCGTCGCTGCGGATGGGCTTCTTTCGGGCGGGCGTCCTGGTGCGGCACCGGAGCGGCCTCGTCCGGTACGCGCATCCGCTGCGCGATCCCGGGGGCGTTCCGGGGATGCTCCAGGGCCTCGCCGCGCACCGGATCGGCTCGGCCGCCGACCAGGCCAGGCTCGCGGCGCTGCTGGCCCGCTACGCCGGGCTCCCGCCGGAACGCGTCCTGGCCGAGCCGGAGCGCACCGCGGCGGCCGCGCTCGCCGGGCTCTCCCCGGAGATGATGGACGGGCTGGTCCGGCCCTATCTCGCGGGCGTCTTCGGCGATCCGGACCTGCGCGTCTCCGAGCACGTCCTGGCGATGGTCGTCCGCTCGTTCGCGCGCGGCAGGATCGGGCTGCCCGAGGCGGGCGTGGCCGCCGTGCCCGAGGCGCTGGCCGCGCCGCTGCCGGTCGGCTGGATCCATCTGTCCCAGCGGGTGGAGCGCCTGGACGGCACGGCTGTCCAGACGTCGGCCGGCCGGATCACCGCCCGCGCCGTCATCGTGGCGACCGATCCGCGGACCGCCGCGGCCCTGCTGCCGGACCTCCCGGCGCCCCGCATGCACCCGCTGACGACCGTTTACCACTCGGCTCCGCGCTCTCCCGCGGTCGAGCCGATCCTGTACGTGAACGGCGATGGACGGCGGTCGGGCGGCGGCGTCGTCAACACGGTCGTGGTGAGCGACGCGGTCCCGTCCTACGCGCCGCCCGGCCGCTCCCTGATCGCCTCGACCCTCGTCGCGGCCGACGCCGACGAGCGGGCCGTCCGGATCGAGCTGGCCCGTGTCTACGGCGCCCGGACCGCGGACTGGGAGCACGTGACGACGATCCGCATCCCGGAGGCCCTGCCGGACGCGTCACCTCCGACCCACCGCCTCAGGCGTCCCGTCCGCGTCGCCGACGGGGTCTACGTCGCCGGCGACCACCGCGACAGCCCGTCGGTCCAGGGCGCACTCACCAGCGGCTGGCGTGCCGCGGCCCTCGCCGAGTCCGATCTCGCCGCCCACGACGGGCGGCGCCTTCCCGTGGGAGGGCGTTCCGCGAGCTGA
- a CDS encoding peptidoglycan-binding domain-containing protein — translation MSKALSVLAAPLLVLALVSPAQAAAPPELVQGAEEAVTEALPGVELTGQNTHTVPGDIAGGGAVKVETAEFHGAKTVAVTRAVGAVYEVSPDTVSGRVVQTTTVKRAKAGNRKLRFVHTGVPGVSGLLGATWTERSGVNYSVVAREPVSRGELLKIVKALPADTARVPAKVRRLVEKAEPPKRSAERSTSSLFVDGANASGDDWGDEATLCNGCAYSTSNYTWLWQKVVAADGISIGIDCSFGPATATATRAWQSKWGLGVDGIVGAQTRNAADDGLWLNTQVDVVYVGSSSFVYFQRLTSNAYYNYNGTKKIAYTYSTLC, via the coding sequence TTGTCCAAGGCCCTCTCGGTCCTTGCCGCCCCCCTTCTCGTCCTTGCCCTTGTCTCTCCCGCCCAGGCCGCCGCGCCACCCGAACTGGTGCAGGGCGCGGAGGAGGCGGTGACCGAAGCCCTGCCCGGTGTGGAACTGACGGGGCAGAACACCCATACCGTGCCCGGAGACATCGCGGGCGGCGGCGCGGTGAAGGTGGAGACCGCCGAGTTCCACGGTGCGAAGACGGTGGCGGTCACCCGCGCGGTGGGCGCGGTCTACGAGGTGTCACCCGACACCGTTTCAGGGCGGGTCGTGCAGACGACCACCGTCAAGCGCGCGAAGGCGGGCAACCGGAAGCTCCGTTTCGTGCACACCGGTGTGCCAGGCGTGTCCGGGCTCCTCGGCGCCACCTGGACCGAGCGGAGCGGCGTCAACTACAGCGTCGTGGCCCGCGAGCCGGTGAGCCGCGGCGAACTGCTGAAGATCGTCAAGGCGCTGCCCGCCGACACCGCGCGGGTCCCGGCCAAGGTGCGCAGGCTCGTCGAGAAAGCCGAGCCGCCGAAGCGCTCGGCGGAGCGCTCGACCTCCAGCCTCTTCGTCGACGGGGCGAACGCCTCCGGCGACGACTGGGGCGACGAGGCGACGCTCTGCAACGGCTGCGCCTACTCCACGAGCAACTACACCTGGCTGTGGCAGAAGGTGGTCGCCGCCGACGGCATCTCGATCGGCATCGACTGCTCCTTCGGCCCGGCGACCGCGACCGCGACCCGTGCCTGGCAGAGCAAGTGGGGGCTCGGCGTCGACGGGATCGTCGGCGCCCAGACCCGGAACGCCGCCGACGACGGCCTGTGGCTGAACACCCAGGTGGACGTCGTCTACGTGGGGTCGAGCTCCTTCGTCTACTTCCAGCGGCTGACCTCCAACGCCTACTACAACTACAACGGCACGAAGAAGATCGCCTACACCTACAGCACCCTCTGCTGA
- a CDS encoding ATP-dependent DNA ligase, with the protein MDLPISPPVAPMLAKAVKTMPRGDLYYEPKFDGFRCVVFRDGDDVVLSSRGEKPLTRYFPELVETVKAELPERCVIDGEVIIRRGSRLDFDALSQRIHPAESRVRLLAEQTPASFVAFDVLALGDETCFETPFKERRALLERALAKARPPVHLSPITDSFEVATRWFDEFEGAGLDGVVAKSADLPYAPDKRLMFKVKHERTADCVVAGFRWHKSGPIVGSLLLGLFDGDGALRHVGVAASFTMKRREELVAELEPYRMSDVSGHPWSAWASQGEADRMPGAVSRWTGKKDLSWVALRPELVCEVAYEHMEGDRFRHTARFRRWRTDRTPESCTYEQLEVPVEFDLDQILT; encoded by the coding sequence ATGGACCTGCCGATCAGCCCGCCCGTCGCGCCGATGCTGGCCAAGGCGGTCAAGACCATGCCGCGGGGAGACCTTTACTACGAGCCGAAGTTCGACGGCTTCCGCTGCGTCGTCTTCCGCGACGGCGACGACGTCGTCCTGTCCAGCCGGGGCGAGAAACCGCTCACCCGCTACTTTCCCGAACTCGTCGAGACGGTCAAGGCCGAACTGCCCGAGCGCTGCGTGATCGACGGCGAGGTGATCATCCGGCGCGGCTCCCGGCTCGACTTCGACGCCCTGTCCCAGCGGATCCACCCCGCCGAGTCCCGGGTCCGGCTGCTCGCCGAGCAGACCCCGGCCTCCTTCGTCGCCTTCGACGTGCTCGCCCTCGGTGACGAGACCTGTTTCGAGACCCCGTTCAAGGAGCGGCGCGCCCTGCTGGAGCGGGCGCTGGCGAAGGCCCGGCCGCCCGTCCACCTCAGCCCGATCACCGACTCCTTCGAGGTCGCCACGCGCTGGTTCGACGAGTTCGAGGGCGCCGGACTCGACGGCGTCGTCGCCAAGAGCGCCGACCTTCCCTACGCGCCCGACAAACGGCTGATGTTCAAGGTCAAGCACGAGCGGACCGCCGACTGCGTCGTCGCCGGGTTCCGGTGGCACAAGAGCGGTCCGATCGTCGGCTCGCTGCTGCTCGGCCTCTTCGACGGCGACGGCGCCCTGCGGCACGTGGGCGTCGCCGCGTCGTTCACGATGAAGCGGCGCGAGGAGCTCGTCGCCGAACTGGAGCCCTACCGGATGTCCGATGTCTCCGGGCATCCCTGGTCGGCGTGGGCGTCGCAGGGCGAAGCGGACCGGATGCCGGGCGCGGTGTCGCGCTGGACCGGCAAGAAGGACCTGTCCTGGGTGGCGCTGCGGCCGGAACTCGTCTGCGAGGTCGCCTACGAGCACATGGAAGGCGACCGTTTCCGGCACACCGCCCGCTTCCGCCGCTGGCGCACCGACCGGACGCCCGAGTCCTGCACGTACGAGCAGCTCGAGGTTCCCGTCGAGTTCGACCTCGACCAGATCTTGACCTAG
- a CDS encoding alpha/beta hydrolase family protein, giving the protein MRIFRRATALFVTAGLVSAGFTAPARAEERRTGPGAVVAAERLKRELWLPEAGAAKRFRYWTRDSRGRAAVSSGMLHLPKGEAPEGGWPVVAWAHGTVGIGDGCAPSRTGFSERDVRYLSRWLGEGYAIVATDYAGLGTKGVAAYVDGPSEAENVADSVRAARAIVPSLARKWVVVGQSQGGHAAMFTLHAAAGHAPELDFRGGVATGVSANLENLVPLAGPYLPDLPLHGLTTYFSYVMAALRANRPDLEIDRFLTPRGKAVMADALRLCYPELSAEIKADGIGIGDILSRRLVDRRLIQALRESLAIPVKGYPRPFYVAHGARDTDVPALLVLKLAADLRRNGAPVTFKLYPGADHSGNMFASLPDTLPFVRGLLRG; this is encoded by the coding sequence ATGAGGATCTTCCGGAGGGCCACCGCCCTGTTCGTCACGGCAGGGCTGGTCTCGGCGGGGTTCACGGCGCCGGCACGGGCCGAGGAGCGGCGGACGGGGCCGGGGGCGGTCGTGGCCGCCGAGCGGCTGAAAAGGGAGCTGTGGCTGCCGGAGGCGGGGGCGGCCAAGCGGTTCCGGTACTGGACCCGGGACTCCCGCGGCCGGGCCGCGGTGAGCAGCGGAATGCTGCACCTGCCCAAGGGCGAGGCGCCCGAGGGCGGGTGGCCCGTCGTCGCCTGGGCGCACGGCACGGTAGGGATCGGCGACGGCTGCGCGCCCTCACGGACGGGCTTCTCCGAGCGGGACGTGCGCTACCTGTCGCGCTGGCTCGGCGAGGGCTACGCGATCGTCGCGACGGACTACGCCGGGCTCGGCACCAAGGGCGTCGCGGCCTACGTCGACGGGCCGAGCGAGGCCGAGAACGTCGCGGACTCCGTCCGGGCCGCCCGCGCGATCGTCCCGTCGCTCGCCCGCAAGTGGGTGGTGGTCGGCCAGTCCCAGGGCGGGCACGCGGCGATGTTCACGCTGCACGCGGCGGCCGGGCACGCCCCCGAACTCGACTTCCGGGGCGGGGTCGCCACCGGCGTCTCGGCCAACCTGGAGAACCTCGTCCCGCTCGCCGGACCGTACCTCCCGGACCTCCCCCTGCACGGCCTGACGACCTACTTCTCCTACGTGATGGCCGCGCTGCGCGCGAACCGGCCCGACCTGGAGATCGACAGGTTCCTCACCCCGCGCGGCAAGGCCGTCATGGCCGACGCCCTGCGCCTGTGCTACCCGGAGCTGTCGGCCGAGATCAAGGCCGATGGGATCGGCATCGGCGACATCCTCTCCCGCCGGCTCGTCGACAGGCGCCTCATCCAGGCCCTCCGGGAATCCCTGGCCATCCCCGTGAAGGGCTACCCGCGGCCCTTCTACGTCGCCCACGGGGCGCGCGACACCGACGTCCCGGCGCTGCTGGTGCTGAAGCTCGCCGCGGACCTGCGCCGGAACGGCGCCCCGGTGACCTTCAAGCTCTACCCGGGCGCCGACCACAGCGGGAACATGTTCGCCTCGCTGCCGGACACGCTGCCGTTCGTCCGCGGCCTGCTGCGGGGCTGA
- a CDS encoding TetR/AcrR family transcriptional regulator, with translation MNAVPSRRIYGGASPEVRVAERRARLLEAGLALLGTEGLRGTTVRGVIERARLTPRYFYESFQDLDSLITAVYDGVVADLREAAMAALLAAPDRTTDRVRAVVTTVIDFYGDDPRKGRLVLAEAMASPVLAERRLATSQMFAKMMTGEPILHSDPSREIMMAARFIVGGFSEILTDWLQGDLSAERPELVERCTALIMATLISAATAGSA, from the coding sequence ATGAATGCCGTGCCCAGCCGCCGAATCTATGGCGGCGCGAGCCCCGAGGTCCGCGTCGCCGAGCGCCGGGCCCGCCTCCTGGAGGCGGGCCTGGCGCTCCTCGGCACCGAGGGCCTGCGCGGCACCACGGTCCGCGGCGTCATCGAGCGGGCGCGGCTCACCCCGCGCTACTTCTACGAGAGCTTCCAGGACCTGGACTCCCTGATCACCGCCGTCTACGACGGGGTGGTCGCGGACCTGCGCGAGGCGGCCATGGCCGCGCTCCTGGCGGCGCCCGACCGCACCACCGACAGGGTGCGCGCGGTGGTCACCACGGTGATCGACTTCTACGGCGACGACCCGCGCAAGGGACGGCTCGTCCTCGCCGAGGCGATGGCCAGCCCCGTGCTGGCCGAGCGGCGCCTGGCCACCTCGCAGATGTTCGCCAAGATGATGACGGGCGAGCCCATCCTGCACAGTGATCCCAGCCGGGAGATCATGATGGCCGCCCGCTTCATCGTCGGCGGCTTCAGCGAGATCCTCACCGACTGGCTCCAGGGCGACCTGTCCGCCGAGCGGCCCGAGCTGGTCGAGCGCTGCACCGCGCTGATCATGGCGACGCTCATCTCGGCGGCCACCGCCGGTTCCGCCTGA
- a CDS encoding dihydrofolate reductase family protein, translating into MRRLLPEPEEGVDPYYEYGVAGDWLRVHMVVSADGSATDEDGWSDGLGGAADFRVFRALRALADGIMVGAATVRTGRIKPARLTKEMAARRGRPPAPIIVVSRSLDLDWEAALFAEGEPIVVTSDGAHSPAPSHVRVVSAGDGDVDLRLAVRRLREEHGVRHLLCEGGPGLTTSVLREGLADELCLNIAPTLLGTPHHTRLVGDLDGRRELALDAVYEDEGVLFLRYRPEGRPTA; encoded by the coding sequence ATGAGGCGTCTGCTGCCGGAACCCGAAGAAGGCGTGGACCCGTACTACGAGTACGGCGTCGCGGGCGACTGGCTGCGCGTGCACATGGTGGTGAGCGCCGACGGCTCGGCCACCGACGAGGACGGCTGGTCCGACGGCCTGGGCGGCGCCGCCGACTTCCGGGTCTTCCGTGCGCTGCGCGCCCTCGCCGACGGGATCATGGTCGGCGCGGCGACGGTCCGCACCGGCCGGATCAAGCCCGCGCGGCTCACCAAGGAGATGGCGGCGCGCCGGGGCCGTCCGCCCGCACCGATCATCGTGGTGAGCCGGTCGCTGGATCTCGACTGGGAGGCCGCCCTGTTCGCCGAGGGCGAGCCGATCGTCGTCACCTCGGACGGGGCGCACTCGCCCGCGCCGTCGCATGTGCGGGTGGTCTCGGCGGGCGACGGCGACGTGGACCTGCGCCTGGCCGTGCGGAGGCTGCGCGAGGAGCACGGCGTCCGCCACCTCCTGTGCGAGGGCGGCCCCGGACTCACCACGTCGGTGCTACGCGAGGGCCTCGCCGACGAGTTGTGCCTGAACATCGCGCCGACGCTGCTCGGCACCCCGCACCACACCAGGCTCGTCGGCGATCTGGACGGCCGCCGCGAACTCGCGCTCGACGCTGTCTATGAGGACGAAGGGGTACTTTTCCTTCGCTATCGCCCAGAGGGCCGACCGACTGCTTGA
- a CDS encoding aldehyde dehydrogenase family protein, with protein sequence MTEIKTYAHLIGGELRTSAQTLDSVDPATGQVWARIPRGTAQDADDAVAAAKKAFPRWSGMSAAARTFMLRKVAEVFTANAKELAELETRDNGRIINETSKLDLPGMTYLWQNAAGEAAQAVEGKSVIFGPGSMGYTRREPYGVVVGIIPWNSPISTFSAKAAYALAAGNTVVIKPAEQATVSMLRLAELLKDVLPKGVLNIVSGLGEEVGDRLVRHKDVGRVSLTGSTETAKIITRASTDALKPLALELGGKSPNIVFADADLDKAAEGVSTRAIFTGNAGQACLAGSRILVQRPVYDELIAKVKERMAAIRLGDPQSPETTMGPIVSREQYDRVVSYIELGQKEGAELLYGGRHGAELVAEEFAGGYWVEPTLLATPDNSLRVCQEEIFGPVAVVLPFDTYEEAIAIANDSPYGLASGVWTTSLATAQRAAQDIQAGYVWVNTFRRVAPGLPFGGWNDSGYGHDALLDNTREKSVVLDL encoded by the coding sequence ATGACCGAGATCAAGACCTATGCGCACCTGATCGGCGGCGAACTGCGCACCTCGGCGCAGACCCTGGACTCGGTCGATCCGGCCACCGGACAGGTATGGGCGCGCATTCCCCGGGGCACCGCCCAGGACGCCGACGACGCGGTCGCCGCGGCCAAGAAGGCGTTCCCGAGGTGGTCGGGGATGTCCGCGGCGGCCCGGACCTTCATGCTCCGCAAGGTCGCCGAGGTCTTCACCGCGAACGCCAAGGAGCTGGCCGAACTCGAGACCCGCGACAACGGCCGGATCATCAACGAGACCTCCAAACTCGACCTGCCCGGCATGACCTACCTGTGGCAGAACGCCGCGGGCGAGGCCGCCCAGGCCGTCGAGGGCAAGTCGGTGATCTTCGGCCCGGGAAGCATGGGCTATACCCGGCGCGAGCCTTACGGCGTCGTCGTCGGGATCATCCCGTGGAACTCCCCCATCTCGACGTTCTCCGCGAAGGCCGCCTACGCGCTCGCCGCGGGCAACACCGTGGTGATCAAGCCCGCCGAGCAGGCCACCGTCTCGATGCTGCGGCTCGCCGAACTGCTCAAGGACGTGCTGCCCAAGGGCGTGCTCAACATCGTCTCCGGGCTCGGCGAGGAGGTCGGCGACCGGCTCGTCCGGCACAAGGACGTCGGCCGGGTCAGCCTCACCGGCTCCACCGAGACCGCGAAGATCATCACCCGCGCGTCCACCGACGCGCTCAAGCCCCTCGCGCTGGAGCTCGGCGGCAAGTCGCCCAACATCGTCTTCGCCGACGCCGACCTCGACAAGGCGGCCGAGGGCGTCTCCACCCGCGCGATCTTCACCGGCAACGCGGGCCAGGCCTGCCTCGCGGGCTCCCGCATCCTCGTCCAGCGGCCCGTCTACGACGAGCTCATCGCCAAGGTGAAGGAGCGGATGGCCGCGATCCGCCTCGGCGACCCCCAGTCGCCCGAGACGACCATGGGCCCGATCGTCTCCCGTGAGCAGTACGACCGCGTCGTCTCCTACATCGAGCTCGGCCAGAAGGAGGGCGCCGAACTCCTTTACGGCGGCCGCCACGGCGCCGAACTCGTCGCCGAGGAGTTCGCCGGAGGCTACTGGGTGGAGCCCACCCTCCTGGCGACCCCCGACAACTCCCTGCGCGTCTGCCAAGAGGAGATCTTCGGCCCCGTCGCCGTCGTCCTGCCCTTCGACACCTACGAAGAGGCCATCGCGATAGCCAACGACTCCCCTTACGGCCTCGCCTCCGGAGTCTGGACCACGTCCCTGGCCACCGCCCAGCGCGCCGCCCAGGACATCCAGGCGGGCTACGTCTGGGTCAACACCTTCCGCCGCGTCGCCCCCGGCCTCCCCTTCGGCGGCTGGAACGACAGCGGCTACGGCCACGACGCTCTCCTCGACAACACCCGGGAGAAGAGCGTCGTCCTCGACCTCTAG
- the purB gene encoding adenylosuccinate lyase, which produces MTTKPRIPNVLAGRYASPELAVLWSPEQKVKLERQLWLAVLRAQAGLGIDVPEQALADYERVLEQVDLGSIADREKITRHDVKARIEEFNALAGHEHVHKGMTSRDLTENVEQLQIRLSLVHVRDRAVAVLARLGSLAAQYSELVMAGRSHNVAAQATTLGKRFASAADELLVALARVENLIERYPLRGIKGPVGTAQDMLDLLGGDAAKLADLERRVAEHLGFGSAFVSVGQVYPRSLDHDVLSSLVQLAAAPSSLAKTIRLMAGLELVTEGFKEGQVGSSAMPHKMNTRSCERVNGFMVILRGYASMTAELAGDQWNEGDVSCSVVRRVALPDAFFALDGLIETFLTVLDEFGAFPAVVSRELDRYLPFLATTKVLMAAVKAGVGREEAHEAIKEHAVASALAMREQGAADNQLLDRLAADDRLPLNRADLDALMADRLSFTGAAAAQVAEVAERIAEVVKRHPAAAAYAPGAIL; this is translated from the coding sequence GTGACCACCAAGCCCCGCATCCCCAATGTCCTCGCCGGCCGTTATGCCTCCCCGGAGCTGGCCGTCCTCTGGTCGCCCGAGCAGAAGGTGAAGCTGGAGCGGCAGCTCTGGCTGGCCGTCCTGCGCGCCCAGGCCGGGCTCGGGATCGACGTCCCCGAGCAGGCACTCGCCGACTACGAGCGGGTGCTGGAGCAGGTGGACCTCGGCTCGATCGCCGACCGCGAGAAGATCACCCGGCACGATGTCAAGGCCCGCATCGAGGAGTTCAACGCCCTCGCCGGGCACGAGCACGTGCACAAGGGCATGACCTCGCGCGACCTCACCGAGAACGTCGAGCAGCTCCAGATCCGGCTCAGCCTCGTGCACGTCCGCGACCGCGCCGTCGCCGTGCTGGCCCGGCTCGGCTCGCTGGCCGCCCAGTACTCCGAGCTGGTCATGGCGGGCCGCTCCCACAACGTCGCCGCGCAGGCCACCACCCTGGGCAAGCGCTTCGCCAGCGCCGCCGACGAACTGCTCGTCGCCCTCGCCCGGGTGGAGAACCTGATCGAGCGCTACCCGCTGCGCGGGATCAAGGGCCCGGTCGGCACCGCCCAGGACATGCTCGACCTGCTGGGCGGGGACGCCGCCAAGCTCGCCGACCTGGAGCGCCGGGTGGCCGAGCACCTGGGCTTCGGCTCCGCGTTCGTCAGCGTGGGCCAGGTCTACCCGCGCTCCCTGGACCACGACGTGCTGTCCTCCCTGGTCCAGCTGGCCGCCGCGCCGTCGTCGCTGGCCAAGACCATCCGTCTCATGGCCGGGCTCGAACTGGTCACCGAGGGCTTCAAGGAGGGCCAGGTCGGCTCCTCGGCGATGCCGCACAAGATGAACACCCGATCCTGCGAGCGCGTCAACGGCTTCATGGTCATCCTGCGCGGCTACGCCTCGATGACCGCCGAGCTGGCCGGCGACCAGTGGAACGAGGGCGACGTGTCGTGCTCGGTGGTCCGCCGCGTCGCCCTGCCGGACGCGTTCTTCGCCCTCGACGGCCTGATCGAGACCTTCCTGACCGTCCTCGACGAGTTCGGGGCGTTCCCCGCCGTGGTCTCCCGCGAACTCGACCGCTACCTGCCGTTCCTGGCCACCACCAAGGTGCTCATGGCCGCGGTCAAGGCGGGCGTGGGCCGCGAGGAGGCGCACGAGGCCATCAAGGAGCACGCGGTCGCCTCCGCGCTCGCCATGCGCGAGCAGGGCGCCGCCGACAACCAGCTCCTGGACCGGCTGGCCGCCGACGACAGGCTGCCGCTGAACCGGGCCGACCTCGACGCGCTCATGGCCGACCGGCTGTCCTTCACCGGCGCCGCCGCGGCGCAGGTCGCCGAGGTCGCCGAGCGGATCGCCGAGGTCGTCAAGCGGCACCCGGCCGCGGCGGCCTACGCACCCGGCGCGATCTTGTGA
- a CDS encoding SigE family RNA polymerase sigma factor codes for MNETEADFTRFVKDRGTALLRFATALTGDRHHAEDLVQAVLERAFPKWKRISRRGDPEWYLRRSIVNAAKDGWRSDTRALTLLERVGGEEPVAVPFDDYVRRDAVRRALHELSPGQRTVIVLRYWEGLSEAETAALMDVTVGTVKSQTHRAMRALRGSVELADGPPPDAESEMAGGRR; via the coding sequence GTGAACGAGACCGAGGCGGACTTCACCCGGTTCGTCAAGGATCGCGGCACGGCGCTGCTCCGGTTCGCGACCGCGCTCACCGGCGACCGGCACCACGCCGAGGACCTCGTCCAGGCGGTACTGGAGCGGGCCTTCCCGAAGTGGAAGCGGATCTCCCGGCGCGGCGATCCCGAGTGGTACCTGCGGCGCTCGATCGTCAACGCGGCCAAGGACGGCTGGCGGAGCGACACCCGGGCGCTCACCTTGCTGGAGCGGGTGGGCGGTGAGGAGCCCGTGGCGGTGCCGTTCGACGACTACGTCCGGCGGGACGCCGTCCGGAGGGCGCTGCACGAACTGTCGCCGGGACAGCGGACGGTGATCGTCCTGCGGTACTGGGAGGGCCTGTCCGAGGCCGAGACCGCCGCGCTGATGGACGTCACCGTCGGCACGGTGAAGAGCCAGACGCACCGCGCCATGCGCGCGCTGCGCGGATCGGTGGAGCTGGCGGACGGTCCTCCGCCGGACGCCGAGAGCGAGATGGCGGGAGGAAGGCGATGA
- the leuC gene encoding 3-isopropylmalate dehydratase large subunit — protein MAGLTLATKIWNAHAVHRAAGQPDLLYIDLHLLHEVSSPQAFSGLRTAGLGVRRPDLTLATEDHNVPTDDPTVISDPLSRAQVDTLRANCAEFGIPLHSLGDPDQGIVHVIGPQLGVVQPGMAIVCGDSHTATLGAFGALAFGIGTSEVEHVLATQTLSSPPFQTMAVTVEGELPPGVGAKDLVLAVIARLGTGGGAGYGIEYRGAAIRGLSMEGRMTVCNMTIEAGARYGMIAPDETTFAYLEGRPHAPAGAAWDRALEFWRTLRTDDDAVFDAELVVDASALTPFVTWGTNPGQGAPLGSAVPDPASFPTEAERTAAERALAYMDLAPGTPLRDVAIDTVFVGSCTNGRIEDLRVVAEVLRGRRVAEGTRMLVVPGSARIRLQAEAEGLHEVFTGAGAEWRHPGCSMCQAMNADRLAPGERSASTSNRNFEGRQGKGGRTHLVSPAVAAATAVRGRLAAPADL, from the coding sequence ATGGCCGGCCTGACCCTCGCGACGAAGATCTGGAACGCGCACGCCGTGCACCGCGCGGCGGGGCAGCCCGACCTGCTCTACATCGACCTGCACCTGCTGCACGAGGTGAGCAGTCCGCAGGCCTTCTCCGGGCTGCGCACGGCGGGCCTGGGCGTCCGCCGACCCGACCTCACCCTCGCCACCGAGGACCACAACGTCCCCACCGACGACCCCACGGTCATCAGCGACCCGCTCTCGCGCGCCCAGGTCGACACCCTCCGCGCCAACTGCGCCGAGTTCGGCATCCCCCTGCACTCCCTCGGTGACCCCGACCAGGGCATCGTCCACGTGATCGGACCGCAGCTCGGCGTCGTCCAGCCCGGCATGGCGATCGTCTGCGGCGACTCCCACACCGCGACCCTCGGCGCGTTCGGCGCCCTGGCCTTCGGCATCGGCACCTCCGAGGTCGAGCACGTCCTGGCCACCCAGACGCTGTCGTCCCCGCCGTTTCAGACGATGGCCGTCACCGTCGAGGGCGAACTGCCGCCGGGCGTCGGAGCCAAGGACCTCGTGCTCGCCGTCATCGCCCGGCTCGGCACGGGCGGCGGCGCCGGATACGGCATCGAGTACCGGGGCGCGGCGATCCGCGGGCTGTCCATGGAGGGCCGGATGACGGTCTGCAACATGACGATCGAGGCGGGCGCCCGCTACGGGATGATCGCCCCCGACGAGACGACCTTCGCCTACCTCGAGGGACGCCCGCACGCCCCGGCCGGAGCGGCATGGGACCGGGCCCTCGAGTTCTGGCGGACCCTGCGCACGGACGACGACGCGGTCTTCGACGCCGAACTCGTCGTCGACGCCTCAGCGCTGACCCCGTTCGTCACCTGGGGCACCAATCCCGGGCAGGGCGCCCCGCTCGGCTCCGCCGTCCCCGACCCCGCGTCGTTCCCCACCGAGGCCGAGCGCACCGCCGCGGAGCGCGCGCTCGCCTACATGGACCTCGCGCCCGGCACCCCGCTGCGCGACGTCGCCATCGACACCGTCTTCGTCGGGTCCTGCACCAACGGGCGCATCGAGGACCTGCGCGTCGTCGCCGAGGTACTGCGCGGCAGGCGCGTCGCCGAGGGCACCCGCATGCTCGTCGTCCCCGGCTCGGCGAGGATCCGCCTCCAGGCCGAGGCGGAGGGCCTGCACGAGGTCTTCACCGGCGCGGGCGCCGAGTGGCGCCACCCGGGCTGCTCGATGTGCCAGGCGATGAACGCCGACCGGCTCGCCCCCGGCGAGCGCAGCGCCTCGACCTCCAACCGCAACTTCGAAGGCCGGCAGGGCAAGGGCGGGCGCACCCACCTCGTCTCCCCGGCCGTCGCCGCCGCGACGGCCGTCCGGGGACGGCTCGCCGCCCCCGCCGACCTCTGA